The Bacteroidia bacterium genome has a segment encoding these proteins:
- a CDS encoding T9SS type A sorting domain-containing protein: MKLFISFLIAVLILVVFTKTGFSQKSYHTDSIDVLHYDIHLDISDIASQNIGGHTELIIKPKYNNLHKVQLDLLSFFIDSVMVNGNKQIYWDYDDTLLSIPLTQIANVSDTLTVVVYYYGHPQEDPGASHWGGFKFTSHSAYNLGVGFEAIPHNFGRCWFPCNDNFTDRATYDFRIIVQATSGHVAVCNGTLLGKDTNCVCTGKSEFHWKLSNEIPTYLASVAVDDYVLLPDTFNGMLGAIPIQIWVRQQDSLKAVNSFLNLGNILSLFENKFGPYRWERIGYVGVDFNSGAMEHATSVAYPNFCITGNNAYEELYTHELAHSWFGNLITCNTAQDMWINEGWATFSEMVYEEAFFGKNTFLLNKRAKLNKVLRYNQIEEGGYVTLNQVPDSITYGSSSYDKGSLVVQSLRSHMGDSLFYVCVKAMLDSFKFKDINSQQMSNYLSARSGMDLSGFFNSWVFSSGFPHFSVDSFSVVPNALNYDVTVYSREKLRGRTTYSDGNRLEVTFMDSLWNKTSRIVEISGGIGSATFTIPFSPVCAFMDLYEKTDDATSDLYQTIKTIGTFNFDQTYFGGTVSVVTDSAFVRAEHNWVAPDNFKNPIPGIIISRERYWKIDGIFPHNFVMRGRFFYNKTTSSGNGYLDIQLMTNAADSLVLLYRGGAWDDWKIIQSTRTGNINSGFMFTDSLKPGEYTLGMRNWQLYQSTGSLYMDSNNEIRIIPNPASQTCTIKYDFKSGDELKVIDVRGNIINSKSSFNSEKEIQLAISNYNPGLYFVQISSKKGKSITGRMVVE, from the coding sequence ATGAAACTATTTATATCATTTTTAATAGCTGTTTTAATTCTTGTTGTTTTTACTAAAACAGGGTTTTCACAAAAATCATATCATACTGATTCAATAGATGTATTACATTATGATATTCATTTAGATATTTCAGATATTGCCAGTCAGAATATTGGTGGGCATACTGAGCTAATAATAAAACCAAAATATAATAATCTGCATAAAGTTCAATTAGATTTGTTATCATTTTTTATTGATTCAGTAATGGTTAATGGAAATAAGCAAATTTATTGGGATTATGATGACACATTACTTTCAATACCACTTACGCAGATAGCAAATGTTTCAGATACTTTAACTGTAGTTGTTTATTATTATGGACATCCTCAGGAGGATCCTGGAGCAAGTCATTGGGGTGGTTTTAAATTCACATCACATTCTGCTTATAATCTCGGGGTAGGATTTGAAGCTATACCACATAATTTTGGAAGATGCTGGTTCCCGTGCAATGATAATTTTACCGATAGGGCAACTTATGATTTCAGAATTATAGTTCAGGCTACATCGGGTCATGTTGCAGTTTGTAATGGAACATTGTTAGGAAAAGACACTAATTGTGTATGTACAGGTAAAAGCGAGTTTCATTGGAAATTGTCCAATGAAATACCCACTTATTTAGCATCTGTTGCAGTTGATGATTATGTGTTATTGCCTGATACATTTAATGGTATGCTTGGAGCAATTCCAATCCAGATTTGGGTAAGACAACAAGATTCTTTAAAAGCAGTTAATTCTTTTTTAAATCTTGGAAATATTCTTTCACTTTTTGAAAATAAATTTGGACCATATCGTTGGGAAAGGATAGGTTATGTGGGAGTTGATTTTAATTCAGGAGCAATGGAACATGCAACTTCTGTTGCATATCCAAATTTCTGTATAACCGGCAATAATGCATATGAAGAACTATATACGCATGAGCTTGCACACTCCTGGTTTGGTAATTTAATAACGTGCAATACAGCTCAGGATATGTGGATAAATGAGGGCTGGGCAACATTTTCTGAAATGGTTTATGAAGAAGCGTTCTTTGGTAAAAATACTTTTCTTCTTAACAAAAGAGCGAAATTAAATAAAGTACTTAGATATAACCAGATTGAAGAAGGTGGTTACGTAACATTAAACCAGGTTCCGGATAGTATTACATACGGATCCTCATCTTATGATAAAGGTAGTTTGGTTGTACAGTCTTTAAGGTCGCATATGGGTGATAGTTTGTTCTATGTTTGCGTAAAAGCAATGCTTGACTCTTTTAAGTTTAAAGATATAAATTCGCAACAGATGAGTAACTACTTAAGTGCAAGGTCTGGCATGGATTTGAGTGGATTCTTTAACAGCTGGGTTTTTAGTTCTGGATTTCCTCATTTTTCTGTAGATTCTTTTTCTGTTGTACCAAATGCTTTAAACTATGATGTTACTGTTTATTCCCGAGAAAAATTGAGAGGACGTACAACTTATTCTGACGGAAACAGATTAGAAGTTACTTTTATGGATAGCTTATGGAATAAAACATCAAGAATTGTTGAAATTTCGGGTGGTATTGGCTCTGCAACTTTTACCATTCCATTTAGTCCTGTTTGTGCTTTTATGGATTTATATGAGAAAACAGATGATGCAACAAGTGATTTATATCAAACAATAAAAACAATAGGTACATTTAATTTCGATCAAACATATTTTGGCGGAACTGTGTCAGTTGTTACCGATTCCGCTTTTGTTCGTGCAGAGCATAATTGGGTTGCACCCGACAATTTTAAAAACCCTATTCCCGGAATTATTATTTCTAGAGAAAGATATTGGAAAATAGATGGTATTTTTCCACATAATTTTGTAATGCGTGGAAGGTTTTTTTATAACAAAACAACAAGCTCGGGTAATGGATATCTTGACATACAATTAATGACTAATGCAGCCGATTCGTTGGTTTTATTATATCGTGGAGGAGCGTGGGATGACTGGAAAATTATTCAAAGTACCAGAACTGGTAACATTAATTCCGGATTTATGTTTACAGATAGCCTTAAACCTGGAGAATATACACTTGGAATGAGAAACTGGCAGCTATATCAAAGTACAGGAAGTCTTTATATGGATTCAAATAATGAGATTAGAATTATTCCTAACCCTGCAAGCCAGACCTGTACTATAAAGTATGATTTTAAATCAGGTGATGAATTAAAAGTTATTGATGTACGTGGAAACATTATTAATTCGAAAAGTTCATTTAATTCTGAGAAAGAAATACAACTGGCAATTTCAAATTATAATCCCGGACTTTACTTTGTTCAGATTAGTTCAAAAAAAGGGAAGAGTATTACAGGTAGAATGGTTGTCGAATAA
- a CDS encoding RNA-binding protein translates to MNIFVGSLPFSVKETELKEFFEEYGEVTSVKIITDKFSGRSKGFGFIEMSDDESAQKAINELNGAEIGGRKIVVNKAEEKKEGSRPPRGDYRGGNGGGGQRGGGGYNREGGNRRF, encoded by the coding sequence ATGAACATTTTTGTTGGAAGTCTTCCCTTTAGCGTAAAGGAAACTGAATTAAAAGAATTTTTTGAAGAATACGGTGAAGTAACATCTGTAAAGATTATTACTGACAAATTCTCAGGAAGAAGCAAAGGTTTTGGGTTTATTGAAATGTCAGATGACGAATCAGCTCAAAAAGCTATTAATGAATTAAACGGAGCTGAAATCGGTGGCCGTAAAATTGTTGTAAATAAAGCTGAAGAGAAAAAAGAAGGCAGCCGTCCACCAAGAGGTGACTATAGAGGCGGTAATGGCGGCGGTGGCCAAAGAGGCGGCGGTGGCTATAACAGAGAAGGTGGAAACCGTAGATTTTAA